The following is a genomic window from Canis lupus familiaris isolate Mischka breed German Shepherd chromosome 10, alternate assembly UU_Cfam_GSD_1.0, whole genome shotgun sequence.
gattgttttcagtttctctaGAAATTACTCCCATGCATCTCATATATTTAAATCTCTGTGTtcagatttttcagttttcagtagGACCTGTCATCATCTCCTCATGTCATGACAGATGatcctttttcttcattgttccaggtttttttcatttcattggaggaatttttttagaaaggatgCCTGAGAAATAAACCTTCAGAGCCATTGCTACCTGAAAATATCGTTATTTTTACCTCATACTTGATTGTTTGGGTAAAAAAGTCTAAATTTCACAGGGGATATGCTTTCTTGTCTTTGAGTGATTGGAGAAAGGAAGGTTAACAGGCCCAGCCACCGCAAAGCATTCTTGACTTCTGTACTTGGTAGCGTTGGGCTTGAAGCCTCCCTGTCTCTGCTGGCTCCAACCTCTGCTGCTGTTTTCTCCCTTAGCTTTTCATGTTGTGAATTTCTCTTTATCCACCTGTGTGGTCTTACCTCCTTTTTGTCTACTTGAGAAATTTGTCAAATTATCTTTAAGTATGGCGTATGATACATGCTCCTTATAATTATTTTAGCTAACCGTTTGGAAAATTCTTTGAGGCCTCTGAATTGGTTTCTACACCTTCAACATCAACTCTACTGTTTTACTAGCCAACTTTTATTTTGCTCAAGTAATCACGCATTGTGCTGCAAAGCTTTTCCTTTGATTTCATGTTAtacatgtttttatgtattttgaagacCTGTTGCTTCTACCAAAGTGAATTAACATTGACTGACTTTTGTTTATTATGTTATAGACCACCAGAGAAAATATCTTGGCGTCACTGAGCATTTTAGTAttggttatttattttgaaagtgtcAAATCTTTTCTCCCTCTGTAAATTTGTAAACTAATCTTCACAGAATAACTGTCAAAATTAATCTGATTTCACttatggaagtaaaaaaaattcccatcttCATGATTTTCCAGCTTAGTTTCTATAGCtgtatttcatgttatttttctaCATAGTCTTTCTGTAGAGATGTTTTATAACATCCATACCTACCCTCTTTAAAACACTCAGCTTTAGTAGATGTGGATGGACAATAATACCTAATAGAAAAACAGAAGTACAGAATTTGATTTGCCACACAGTAAGTTGTAGTTAAGATAATTCTGCATTTGACATGTTAACTAATTCTACTTTCTAATTCAGTTACAGAAATCATGATGTCTCACGGTGATGAAAACCATTGCACAGATGtgacatctgtttttatttcacagGTAACCCTCTATCATTTATTAAAGCTGTTTCAGTCAGACACCAATGCAATgctgggaaaaaagacagtggtTTCAGAGTTCTATGATGAAATGGTAAGAAGATTttataatgagaattttaaaagcattttaagttATAGAACTTTGAAGTTATTGGGCTATTTTTTCATTCTATCCCATTAGATATTTCAAGACCCAACAGCAATGATGCAACAATTGTTAACAACATCTCGCCAGCTAACATTAGGAGCCTATAAGCATGAAACAGAATGTAAGTGCCATGAATTCATAATTAATCCTAAAAAATGATGTATTCTATAATGGTGAAAAGATTATGATTAGTGACTATTATTGTTTTTCTAAggatatataaaagtaaattttttaagagttaaaaaatatactatacagtatagtactgtaaatgtattttcctttaacatttttttctagcttactttattatacagactaaatatatataatattcaaaatatgtgttaattgattCTTTGTCAGTAAGGCTTCCTGTCAACAGTAGTCTCTTAGTAGTGAAGTGTTTGGGAAGTTAAGTTATACACAGTTTTGACTGTCACCGGGTTGGGTAAGGGAGAGTGGTCAGCACCCCTAAagtctgtgttgttcaagggtcaactgtaattgtGTTCTGCAAGGTTCTTCACACAGACTTTATGACCAAAGACTAGTAAACAGAAAATGGTTGAGTGACAGGTTAAGCAAGATTAATGAAAAGCTATCTTTAAATGTAATTAGGGAATAAAAGTATTTCAGAGAATGTGAGAGgcttttacccttttttttttttttaagatttatttatttattcatgatagacatagagagagagagaatgaggcagagacacaggcagagggagaagcaggctccatgccgggagcccgacgcgggactcaatcccgggactccaggatcgcgccctgggccaaaggcaggcgctacaccgctgagccacccagggatcccctgtcttttACCTTTCTGAAAGTACATATACTTtgtgaataatttaaaacatcCTTCTTAGGGGTTTCTAtagtaatacatattttttttccttgtctctctCCTGCCTCACCCTAGCATCTGGCAAAGTGCCTTTCACTCAGTATGTGTTTGTTAATTgatatggagagagagggagcaaaggaataaaaatttttgCATAGTAAAACGCTCTAAACAAAGTCTAAAGGCAGACAAGCCACGAAAAAATATCGTACTCCTATCACAAATGACTAGTTTCCTTAAGGTATAAAGAGCTCCTACACATCAGTAAGAAATGCCGataactaaaaagtttctgcacagcaaaggaaagcaccaccaaaatgaaaaggcaacatactgaatgggaaaaaacatatttacagattatatatctgataaggggttaatatccaaaacaaagAACtccacaactcaatagcaaaaaagaagcaaataatccagtttaaaaatgagatcgttttccaaagaagacctacagatggccaacaggtacatgaaaaggtgctcagtatcactaatcttcagagaaatgcaacttaaaattagaatgagatatgacctcacacctAGAAAATGGCTGTTATCTAAgggacaagaaataagtgttggcaaggatgtagagaaaaggaaaccctgatgcactgttggtaggaatataagttggtgcagccactatggaaaacagcatggaaatttgaaaatttcaaaaaattaaaaacagaactaccatatgattcagtaatgccacttctggatatttctctgaagaaaacaaatattaattgaaaatcGAGGTGCTAATAGAGTCCCCCattttaattgcagcattatttgcaatagcccaatatgaaaacaacctaagtgtctattgatgaacgaataaagaaaatggggtgtatacacaacggaatattattcagccgtaaaaaagaaggaaatcttaacatttgtgacaacatggatggaccttgagggcattatgctaagtgaagtaagtcagaaagacaaatgccaaatGATCTCACTTccatatgaaatattaaaaaacaaacaaacaaacaaaacaacccacaGTGCCTAGGCAGCTCGGTCAATTAAGCgcgtctgactcttagtttttggctcaggtcatgatctcagagttgagatCAAGTACgacattgggcttcacactcagcagggagtctgctcctctctcaccctctccccctATTCACACAGGCATTCACActctttatctaaaaataaataaatctttaataaatctttttttttttaatttttatttatttatgatagtcacacacagagagagagaggcagagacataggcagagggagaagcaggctccatgcaccgggagcccaacgtgggattcgatcccaggtctccaggatcgcgccctgggccaaaggcaggcgctaaaccactgcgccacccagggatccctaaaaataaataaatcttaaaacaagctCATAGAGACCAGATTGGTGATTGTCATAGGTGAGGGTGGGAGGTTGGTGAAATGGCTGAAAggggtcaaaaggcacaaacttccagttataaaataaataagtcatggggatgtaactAGTTAGCAATACTGTATCGCATATTGTAAAGTTGCtaagagatcttaaaagttctcatcaccggaaaaaaaattttgtaactgtggTGACAGACTTActgtgatgatcattttgcagtatatacaaatatggaatcattatgttgtacacctgaaactaatatgtcggttctacctcaatttttaaaaagtcaatatgatagaaaaaatagcaaaggaaagacagacaatccataaaaagggagaaatgtCTCTTCTAAACTTAAAAAGATTGGTCAGCCTCAGTAGTAAAAATAGAATGCAAATTACTCTGAAATACCGTTTTTAACCTTTTTGGGTAACTGAGACCAAGGAGTTGATGCAGTAGGGAAACAGACATACAATGCCAGTAGGATTGTAAATTAATAGAACCTTTAAGAGTCATTTGCCATTCCTTCAAAGTTACAAATACATATATCCTTCGACCCAACAGTTGTACTTGCAGGAGTTTATCCTACCAATGTGCTGATTTTCCCGCAAGTATACTGAAATGATTTTGCACAGCAGACACATATAGCAttgtttgtaaaagaaaaaatggaaatactcaATGTACATCAAAGGGGACAGATTAATATCCATTAGGTGAGATCATCTGTAGCCATTAAAAGAATGAGACAGCTGTATGGTAGATACAGAATAGGCTTTTAGACATAAGCAAGATGTAGCGCAGTTTGTCGATAGTGTGATACCACTTGTTTTG
Proteins encoded in this region:
- the YEATS4 gene encoding YEATS domain-containing protein 4 isoform X5; this encodes MFKRMAEFGPDSGGRVKGVTIVKPIVYGNVARYFGKKREEDGHTHQWTVYVKPYRNEDMSAYVKKIQFKLHESYGNPLRVVTKPPYEITETGWGEFEIIIKIFFIDPNERPVTLYHLLKLFQSDTNAMLGKKTVVSEFYDEMIFQDPTAMMQQLLTTSRQLTLGAYKHETEYIERERMRQRHRQREKQAPCREPDAGLNPGTPGSRPGPKAGATPLSHPGIPCLLPF